The Planctellipticum variicoloris DNA window GGCGCCAGGTTGTCGACCGGGTTCTTGGCATACGCCAGCGCCTCGGCCTCATTGGCGAACCCATATTGCGACAGGACCAGGTCCCAGTCCCGTTTGCTCCCCGGCCCCTTCCCTTTCCCGCCAGGCCAGCTCTTGAAGTCGCAGACCGGGGCGTCGGCGTAGATGCAGGCAACTTTGTCGGGATTCGCCGCCGCCCAGTTGTAGCAGTAGAGCCCGCCCCGGCTGAGACCGACCAGCGCGGCCTTCTTCGCGAAGCCGTATTTGCCGGTCAGCTCGGCGTAGAAGTCGTTCCAGAAGCGAACCGCCTCGGGCGAGCCGAGCCGGTCCGGGACGCTCATGTAGACGATATGAAACCCTTTGCCGAGCAACGCAATGTCCGGGGCGGGCTTATGGCCGAAGAACTCGCCATGCCAGACCCAGGGCCTCCCGGGAGCGGCTTCCTTCGGCGTCACGACCAGCACCGGCTTGCCGGCGACTTCAAAGTCGTACCGTGTGAAGCCATGCCAGTCGGAAGTTTTTCCAGGAAACGGGGGCAGATCCGCGGCGAGGGCGGGGCTGACGAGAAATGCGACCACGGACGCCAGACAGCCGAGTCTCAAGTACGACATCAAAGATTCCCAAGTCACGGAGTGGTGAGAGTTTGCGGCACACGTGACGTTTACTGTCACCTGCTGCGCGACTGCCGTCAACAGGGAGCGGTCGTCTTCCGCGCTCGCCGGCGTCCTCCCCCAATGCGGCCCTCAAACTGCCTTTGCCGTCAATCTCGCCGCGACCTGGCAGATTCTTTGGGGGAATGGGCAGTCTGGCTCTAGTTTTTGGCGGCCCGGAGATTAGTATTTGCACGCACTCGGCGGAGTATTTTGCCGTATTTCCGGACTTGGCGGCGGTTCGTCAGTCGGAGGCCGAGAGTTTTCGAAAGTGATCAGGTCGTTCGATGCATTACAGGAGTTTCACGCGTGGTGCCGGGATGTTGCTCTGCTGCGCCATCGGGCTGCTTGCCGTAACCTCTTCTGCAGAAGCCGCTTTCATCAATCTCGGTCCGGCCGGTGACTTCAATGTCTTCACGCTCGGGAATCTGACGAGCACGAACAGCGACATTGAAGGACGAGTCGCCGTCGGCGGCAACGCTCAGTTCTCGTCGTACTCGATCGGAAACAAGGCCGGCACTTCGTCCACCAACCTGATCGTCGGGGGGAACTTCGTCAATCAGTCTGGCAGCGTCACGGGAAACGTCCTGGTGGGCGGCAACGTCAACTGGCACAATCCGACGATTCAAGGAAATCTCGCCGTGAACGGAAATGCCACGTTCACCGGCGGCGGCTCGATCAGCGGGACGGTTGATGTGGCAGGAACCTACACGGCGCCCGGGTACTTTCATGCCGACTCCAATAATCCGGCGACGGCCTTCCCGTTCAGCTTTTCGGAGGTTGCCGATTACCTGATGGCCGAATCGGACTACCTGGCGTCGCTGGCGGCGACAGGGACCTCAACCACTCAATATGGAACGCTGACGCTCGATGGCTCGAATGTGGTCGGGTCGACAGTCATCTTCAACGTGGCGGCGGCAGACCTGTCTGCGGCCCATACGCTGGTCATCAAGGCCGGCGCCGGCGTGACGGTCGTGGTGAACGTCACCGGCGGAACTGCTTCGATGCATAACATGGGGATCTCATTCGCCGGCGGCGTCGACCGTCAGCATGTCGTCTACAATTTCGCCGACGCGACCAGCATTACGCTCGGGGGCATCGCCGTCGAAGGGACCATTCTGGCTCCCCAGGCCACCGTCAATTTCAGCAATGGCCAGATTAACGGTTCGCTGATCGTCGGTCACTTCACGGGAGGCGGGGAATCGCACAATGTGCTGTTCCAAGGGACTTTGCCCGTTCCTCCGCCCCCGACTCCCAATCCCAATGTCCCGGCCGGCAGTCCGGTCGTCCCGGAGCCGGGAACATTCGCCCTGGCGGCGTTCGGGCTGGCGGCGTTCTTTGGACGAGCAGGTCTGCGCCGGCGACGCGAAGCAGAAAAGTCGAACCCGATCTGACCCGTCAAAGGAATCGCATCGACAAAGGCAGGCCCCGCACTCCGTAATTACCGGCGTGCGGGGCCTGCTCGTTGAATTGACCTCTGGAACAGGGAGCGGTTGGGCGAAAGGGGCCGTCACGGACCGATGCGCTGGTTACTGCTGCTCAAACCAATGGCTGCCGGAAGACTCGAAGACCAGATCCGCCGTCCCGTCCGGTTGGACTTCCACTGACAGCTTGTGATTCGCCAGCAGTTCCCGATAGAACGTCACGCCGCCGTCGACGGGTTTCTGCACGTTGTTCTCAACCTTGATGATCGTCCCGACCTTCGAGAGCGCGTCCTGGGCCAGTCGAGCGAGCGCCTGCGCCTGCTGCTCGGCGGCGCGGGCCTGTTCGGCATTCGGATAGCAGCAGCGCATCCGGACGGCCAACCGGTTTCCGGGCGTAATGTCGACGCCCAGAGCCGCGGCTTCGGCGTGCTGCAGCAGATCGTTCGCGATCTTGTCTCCCGGTTCGTCGGAGTCGTTCAGATTGTGCCGTTTCAGCGAAGCCGCGGGCAGGACCATTGTCAGCACGCCGCCGCCGACGCTGCGCCGCAGGCGAGCGGCATTCGGCGACAGAACTGCTGGTTGCGCCGGAAAGACGTGCTTCAGCTCCTCCTCGCCAAAGACCAGCACCAGCGTCCCGGGATCGGGATAGGCCGCGCACATTCGCAACGGCTTGTCGGGCGACGTGAAGACGTCCGTCGAAACCGGTACGTAGGAAATCCCGCGGAACTGCAGAACCGCGTCGGCGTCGGCCGGCAATCCAGCAGTCAACTCTCCGCTGACCTTCATCTGCACTCGCAGAGATCGGGCACCGAGGCTCAGTTGATGCTTATGATCGTCCGGCGTATCGGGCCGATAGGCAAGCATGATGTGCATGTCCGCCGCAATCGTCTCGACATCGTTCTTGACAATTGCATCGAGCACAGTCCTGACAATTGCAGCTCCTGTCTGGCCGATCATTTCGTCGATGTTTTCGAACATCTCATCCAGCACGCCGCGGCGGAGATCCGCGGTAATCACCTTTCCGGCCGGACCGCTGAGAAACTCCTTCAGATGAACCTCCAGCAGCCCCCCGTCGGCGTGCGGAGTCACCAGCGGAGCCTCGATTTTCCGCGAAAAGGCGGCTGCAGGTTCCGAAAGCGGCCGCTCCGTGGCTTCAGCCGTGACAACCCGCGACGCTTTCCCGTCGCCCAGTTCCTCCGGCTCCTCCGCGGCGGGCAACTGCAGCCCGCAGGCGAGGGCGATGGCGGCGCAAAGCGCCGCCGGCCTGATCCAGTTCCACAAGCGAGTTGTGGAGACAGTGCGACCTTCCCTGGTCTGCAACATTTCGACTCTCCTCAGCAGCAGGCCGGTCAGGACCGGCGCAAGTGTGGTGCGCTCGGGGCGGATGTCGCACCGCAGCGCCAAGGTTGACAGCGTTTTCAAATAGGCGGCCGCCCCGCCGCACGCTTCGGCGGCAGTGCGGTCGGCGGCAAGCTCCTGCTCCAGGACCAGTCGGCGGTGCAGCCAGTAAACGAGCGGCTGGCAGGCATGCAGGACCAGGACCACCTCGGCCAGCCAGCGCCAGCGGAGGTCTCCTTGGCGGATGTGGGCCAGTTCGTGAGCGAGGACCAGCCGCAGCTCGGCGGCGGACCAGTCTCGCCAGTCGTCCGGCAACAGAATGACGGGTCGCCGCCAGCCAATGACGGCGGCCTGTGACAGCGCGGACGTCTCGCGGAGCAGCACCGGGCCGCGCAATCCGTAACGCTGCTGCAGCGATTCCAGTTCCGCGGCCAGGGCGTCGTCGGTTAACGGCCGGCTCGCGCGCCAGAGCGCGTGCAGCCGCCGCGCGGCGAGACTCAATCGGACAGTCGCCAGCGTGGCCAGCAGCGCCAAGGGAACGACCACCCACCACCGCCAGCGCGGCCAGGCGGCCTGTGCGGTCCGGGCGCCCAGCAGCGACAGAGCGCTGCGGCTCACGTCCTGCAATTGCGACCAGGAGATCGCAATGCCGCGATTCGCCGTCGAGTCCGCTTCGGTCGAGGGAACGCTGACGGTCGTCTCCCGGCCTGAATTCGTTGCAGAACTCGCCACGGTCATCCGGCCGGGCCAGTTGCCCGGCAGCGGTCGAGCGAACGCCAGCAGGCTGAGGAGCAGCACGCCAGCGAACGCGGCCTGGCACAATCTCAGTCGTTCGCTGCCGTTCCATTGTCGCACGCGGCCCAGCAGACCGAGTGCAACTGCTGTGACGAGGGCGACCTGCAGCAGACAGGCCGCGAGGGAGGCTTCCCAGTCGGTCATGGCCCGTCCTCCTTCAGAATGTCTTCGAGGACGGCCCGTTCGCGGCTGGTGAGTCGTTTCTGGCCCAGGAGCTGCACGAGGAGCTGTTCGCGCGACCCCTGGAAGACCCGCTTCAGCAGATCGCCGACGAGCGACTGCGAGATTTCGTCGAACGACCGGCGGGACCGGTAGCGGAACGGTCGTTCGTCGGTGGTCGCTGCGAGGCAGTCCTTTTCGACGAGGATGCGGACCAGATTGGCGACGGTGACGTAGGCCAGGTCGGTGCCGGCTTTCGCAAGGAGGTCGCGGGCCTCCTGGGCGGTCAGATCGCCGTGCCGCCAGTAGACGTGCATCACATCCAGCTCGCGCTGGGTGAGCTGCGGATCGGGGGGGCGGGCCATGCTTCCTCCTTGAGATTTGGCTTTCCAAATTTGGCGAGGCAAATATCGTGGGAGCGGGCGGGGGAGTCAAGAGGAAAGGGAGTGAGGAGTGGCTGGTGGCGAATGAGGAGCAGTCTCGTCCTCCCCATCCACGACCCACCAACCACTTCTTATGTGAATTCCGCGCAACAAACTCGCTATTTATGACGGGGACATAGGAGCATGCGCGTCGGCGGGCCACCGCCGGCGTTCCGGACGATTCCCGTCAAACCGGGCCTGATCAGGGCCCAGCGACGGGCTTTCCGAAAGGAAAGTCCGAGGGGCGCACCCCGTGTGCGCACAGCCTCGACGTCGAGCTTTTCCCCGTTCACCCGGCCAAACGACCGGCGAACCTGATCAACGTGACTGGACCGCCGGGACTTCCACCGGCCATTCGAAACCGCCAGACGGACTCCGGCGGGGGAAGCGTAAAAGACTTCCCCCCGCCGGAGCCGATCGCGGTCCGCGCGCAGGGCACGCGCCTGCAAATTCGACGCAAAACGTCGGAACAAGGACGATCCGTCCAAGTACGTGCAAAGTTCCGTCGCCAACTCGCTGAATGACGCCTCGAAATCGCAGTCGGAGTGCGTGCGGGGAGTCTGCGAGTCGTGGCGGAGCGGCAGCGACGATCCCGCGACCTTGCGAATCTGTCAGCGGGCGACCCGCAACCCGAGGAGCACAGACGGATCGACTGCCGTTGACCCCCGTCGTTTTCTGCGATACACCAGACTGCAAATTGCATTAACTCTCCGCCCGGCATGCGATTTCCGCGGCGGATGTCGCCCGGAAGGAGTCTCGCCGATGCCGGTTTACGAGGATAATTCGCGTTCCATTGGCCACACGCCGCTCGTGCGGATCAATCGACTCACTCAAGGACTCGGAGCCACGGTTCTGGCCAAGATCGAGGGCCGGAATCCCGCCTACAGCGTGAAGTGCCGCATCGGTGCGGCGATGATCTGGGACGCCGAAGAATCCGGCCAGTTGAAGCCCGGCATGCACGTCGTCGAGCCGACCAGCGGCAACACCGGCATCGCGCTGGCCTTTGTCTGTGCGGCCCGCGGCTATCCGCTGACGCTCACCATGCCGGAGACGATGTCGGTCGAACGCCGGATGATGCTCAAGGGCTTCGGGGCGAACCTGATTCTCACTCCCGGCGCCGACGGCATGAAGGGGGCGATCGCCAAGGCCGAGGAATTGTCGCAGCAACCCGGCTGGTACATGCCCCAGCAGTTCAAGAACCCGTCCAATCCCGCCATTCACTTCAAGACGACCGGTCCGGAGATCTGGGAAGACACTCAGGGGAAGGTCGACATCTTCGTGGCCGGCGTGGGGACCGGCGGCACGATCACTGGCGTCTCCCGTTACATCAAGAACGAAAAGAAGCACCCGCTGCACGTCGTCGCAGTTGAACCGGCTTCCAGTCCGGTGCTGTCGGGGGGAGCGCCCGGCAAGCACAAGATCCAGGGGCTCGGGGCCGGGTTTGTACCGGACATCCTCGACCGGAGCGTGATCAACGAAGTCCAGACCGTCTCCGACGAAGACTCTCTGGAGATCGCCAAGCGACTCGCGTGCGAGGAAGGGATCACCTGCGGGATCAGTTGCGGGGCGGCGATGGCGGTGGCGCTGCGAATCGCGGCCCGGCCGGAGTCGGCCGGGAAAACGATCGTGGTGGTGCTGCCCGACTCCGGCGAGCGGTACCTGTCGACAGCGCTGTTTGAGGAATACCGATAGCCGTCCGGCACGGCCGACACAAAACGCTGTATTGCTGTATTGTCGGGGGGACTTGGGCGTACATCCCCAGGGGTGTCGGAGCGAAGCGCTCCTCAACCGCTGGCTCCTGAGGAACACGCCGATTTTGCGTTTGGAGAGATCCGTTGCCGGCGGGTGGCAGCGGTCGAGTCTTCGAGCCCCCAGAATTGAAGCCCGTTTGCATTTGCTGGGGGCGGTCGCAGACGCCCGACCCCAGCCACCCGTCCTCCGCAGAGCCTGCGTTCCTCCCCGACGAGTGCTCCCGCGGGGGCGGGGCAACGACTGTCTTTGACCCCTGTCGGGGTCATTGAATTGCTCTGCGCGGCCGAGACCGGCCATAGCACCCTGTAACAGCGATGATCCGTCAGCCCAGCCACTCGCCGACGATCTCGCGGACTTCTTCCAGCTCCAGCGTCTCGTGGGCGAGCAGATGGTCGGCGAGGGCGGCGACGGCGGACCAGTGGGGTTCGGCGTCGAGCTGGCGGTGGAGCTGGCAGGTGACCTCTTCCAGGTAGGCCAGCCGCTTGCGGTGATCGGGGAAGAACGGCTCGGCGAGTTCCCACGCCGCCTGCCAGTCCGACGCCCATTCGGCGACCAGGCCGGGATGAAACGGGTCGCCCGAGTAGAGCATCTCCGCGACCGGGCCGGCGAGGGCCACCCGGATGCCATGTTCGTGCAGGTCCCGCTCGCTGACCGACCGCCGCCAGTGGACCTGAGTGTCGCCGAACCGCCGCGGTCCGTCGTCATCGTCGGGGGTGATCGTCACGGACTTCACGCGCCCGCCGAGGAGTGTGGCGATCAGGGCATGCCCGGCTTCGTGATAGGCGGTGGCTTCCATGGGATCTCTGGCGACGAAGTGAAGAAGAGGATTCACCGCGGAGACTCGGAGGACGCGGAGAAGAGAAGGAGAATACCGTTCTGAGTGAGGTCATAGAACGCTGACTCGCGAGGGCATGATGGCGGTCGGAGAGGTCTCCGTCTAGACTCGGTTCCAGAACGGAACGGGTTGAAGAAGCACCGGGAGAGGGAATGTCTTTGCCTCGCCATCGTCTGGTCCTCTGGCTGGCTGGACTGCTGCTGGCAAGTGGCGGTTTGCTGACCGTCTGGCTGATTGCGGGCCGCGGGCCGCGGCCGCTGGCCAATGGTGAACTGGTCGAGCTGCGGCAGGCCATTCAGGCCGAAGAGCTGGCGAAGGCTGAGCCGCTGCTGGCGCGGGGGCTTGCGACGGAGCCTGACCATCCCGAAGTGCTGCTTGCCGCTGGAGACGTCGCCGCGCTTCGCGAACGACCGGCGGAAGCAATTATTTATTACGAACGGGCGCTGGAACGACCGGGCGTCGATCGGGATCGAGCTCGTTTCTCGCTGGCGGAAGTTCAACGGACGCTGGGGCGATTGACCGACGCCAAGCGGAGTCTGCAGTCGATCAAAGATCAGAAGACGTATCCCGTCGCCGAGCGGATTGCCTTTGTTGACACGACTTCCGGCCGGCGGCGCTCGGCGTTGCCCTGGCTGCAGGAGCTGATCGGCACCGGACGGTCGCACCTCGGGACGCTGCTCGTCATCACCGACCCCGAACGCCCGGCGCTCGACGCGGAGTTTCTGAAGACCTGTCAGGCGAATGCTCCCGACGATCCATTGACGCATCTGGCCAGCGCCGTCGAAGCGGCCTCGCGCAACGACTGGGATGGCGTTGCGAAGTGGATTGCGGGGGCCGGCGAGTTTCCGGAATCGCAGGCGCTGCGCGGCGAGCTGCTGCTGGCCCGCAATCAACTGGCGGAGTTCGCCGAATGGCAGCAGACCGTTTCGCGGGAGACGGAGGTTCTGCCCGAGATCTGGGTGCTGCGGGGGCGCTGGGCGGAGGCGATGGGACAAGCCAAAGCGGCGGTGCGGTGCTTCTTTGAAGCGACTCGACGGGACATCAACGCCCGCTCGGCGGTCTATCGGCTCGGGAAGGAACTGCACGCTCTGGATGAAAACTCGCTCGCGGGACCATTCTTGAAGCGGGCGAATGAGTTGCATGAGCTGTCCGCTGCGATCGAGCAACTGCATCGCAATCCGGGGGATCTGGAAGTGATCCGGCTGCTCGCCGAGCAGACCGAACGACTGGGCCGGCTGTGGGAGAGCGCCGCGTGGTGCCGGGTCGCGGAGGAGCTGAATCCGCTTGAGCCGTGGGTCAGGTCGCTGACGGCGAAGCTGCAACCACGGATCACGTCAGAGACGCCTTGGACCGTGCTCAACCCCGATCCACGGATCGGCTTTCCGGTCGACCGCTTCCCGCTGCCGGACTGGTCGGCAACGACTCCGGCGACTCAGGCGATTGCAGCGCAGCCGCCGGCCGGAATCCGGTTCACGGACGCTGCCGCACGACTGGGAATCGCCTTTACGTACTTCAACAGCCCCGATCCCGCGACGGAAGGAATGCGGATCTTCGAGTCCGCGGGTGGAGGGATTGCCGCTTTCGACTACGACGGCGATGACTGGCCCGATCTCTATTTCACGCAAGGCTGCCCGTGGCCCGTTCAACCCGACACGCGGAGTCCGCTCGACCGGTTATTTCGCAATCGGCACGGGATCGCCAGTCAGGATGTCACGGAGCTTGCGGGGTTGCACGAGGTTCGCTTCGGGCAGGGTGTAACGGCGGGGGATTTCGACAATGACGGGTTTGCGGATCTCTACGTGGCCAACATCGGCCGCAACCGGCTCTACCGCAACAACGGCGACGGGACGTTTGCCGATTTCACCGGTCAGATCGCTGCGCTCGATGACACCTGGACGGCCAGCGTCGCAATGGCCGACTTGACCGGCGACGGCCTGCCCGATCTGTATGACGTCACCTATCTGGCCGGCGACGACGTTCATACGCGGATCTGCGACCGGAATGGAAAGCGGCGCGTCTGCGATCCGGGTTCCTTCGCCGCGGCCGCGGATCGCTGCTTTGTGAACCTCGGCGACGGACGCTTCGAGCGACTGGATGGACTGTCCGCCGGTCTGGCGGCGCCCGAGGGCAAGGGACTGGGGCTGGTGATTGCGGATCTCGCGGGGTCGCCGGCGCTGGACGTGTTCGTGGCGAACGACGCCGTGGCGAATCATACGTTCGTGAACCTCACGACCGATCCGAGCCAGCCGCGGTTCGCCGAGTCCGCCCTGGCGATGGGACTGGCATTTGATGCGGACGGCCGGCCGCAGGCCTGCATGGGGGTGGCGACCGGCGACGCGGACGGCGACGGCCGGCTGGACCTGTTCGTCACGAACTATATCCGCGAATCGAACACCCTCTATCGGCAGATCGGCGACGGAATGTTCGCCGACGAAACCCGCGCGGCCGGCCTACGCGACCCGGGCTTTGCCTGGCTGGGGTTCGGGACGCAGTTCCTCGACGCCGACCTGGACGGCCACCCGGACCTGCTGGTCGCCAACGGCCACCTCGACGATTTTTCCTACGACAACCAGCCGCTGGAGATGCCGACTCAAGTGCTGCGAAATACGGGGGGCGGGAAATTCGCCGAGCTTTCCGCGAAAGAACTGGGACCGTACTTCGAGCGGCACCGCATCGGGCGGAGCGTGGCGACGCTGGACTGGAACCGCGACGGCCGGGCGGATGCGGCGGTCGGAACGCTCGATGAACCGTCGGCGCTGCTGCTCAACGAGTCGGCGGCCGGGAACTTCGTGGCGCTGTCGCTGGTGGGGACGACGTCGGCCCGCGTGCCGATCGTCGCGCGGGTGATCGCGGAGATTGGCGACGAGCGACGTGTCCTGCAGCTCACAGCAGGGGATGGGTATCAGGCGTCGAACGAGAAGCGGCTGATCCTTGGCCTGGGGGCGGCGACGCAGATCGACCAGTTGACGGTCCGCTGGCCGGGGGGGCGGGAGGAAGAGCTGGGAGTGGTTGCTGCGGGGCGGGAGTATCGGGTGATTGAAGGGCGGGGGGTGGTTGAGTTCAGGCGGGAGTAACGGCTGCCACGCGTTTTACAACGCCGTATGGAATCTTTGAGCGTTCCTAGTGGCCTGAGTTGCTAACCAATATCAGGAAGATTTATCAGCATCATCCTCGGTATTTCGCTTCGGCCCCCCGGTTCGCGGTACTCGCCCAATTCGCTCAATGATCTCGGTAATGTGATGCATTACAAAGTACATTTCCTCGTCTTTTGGGCCACCTACTTCGAAAAGTCCACGACGCCCAAGCACATCAACCGAGGTCATGAGCGAGTTTCGCGCCGTTTCGATTGCTCTCCTGTTACCCAATTGAACGGATCGATGTAAATCTGCGACGAGTTCAAAAAACCACGGATGATCATCACGAAGCATTGAGGCCACGACCATCAGGCCAACTGTCTGACCTGAATTGTTATCTTCCCATGAGGGGTGGTGCATAATCTCTTCAAGGATCATCATTGGATGGAAGCGTCGCTTCCTCCGTGATTGCCGGTGCGAAACGTCTTCGCGAATCTGAAGCTCCAGTCGCTGGGGAAGATCTCGAACAAGGACCTTTACTTCTTCAAAGATCTTTGCGACTGACGTTTGATCCACCGGTGTTTCGCTCTTGGACTTCGATCCCCGTGACTTCTTGATGCCTTCGGCGGATTCAACAAATGCCGCAACTTGACGGCGGACGGCTTCCGCACGAGGGGAGGCTTGAGGATTCCGTTTGATCAGTTGCAGCACCAGCTTCGTCAGTGAATCGACGTCATCCCCGCAGTTCTGGAATTGAGCAAACGGTCCGGCATTCGCTTTCTCAAGGTCGATTCCCACTGCTATACCCAGAACCGTAGAATTCAGTTTTCCTTTCGCGACCCCTGCCTCGTAGAGAATCCAAGGCCTGTCAAGGCTGTGCTGCGTCAGCAATGCAACGACATCGGTAGCTTCTCCAAGCTTCGACATTATTGCGTTATACCACTCCGAGCCAAACTCGATCCCCGTAGTTCCCTTTCGATCAGATGAGCGAAAAGATTGCAATACCCCGCCGCTTGCGTCCGTCAACAGATTTCCAAACGCCTCCGCCAAATCGGCGTCGCGGTGATCGTGACTAATGAAGACAAGCGGAGTGTTTCTCGATAAAGATGCTGGCACGGCTGCATCCGCACTTCTCGCGCCCTCACCATTGGTGTCGACTTTTCTCGCTCGTGCCATTTGAAGAAGCCCAATCCGCAAAACTCAGCTAGCAGTGAGAGTATGAGCATACTGGACATCGAACCCGAGTCAACCGGTCCTCGGAGATTCTCATCCACTGACTTTCCGGATCTTTGATTTGAACCGGCATCCGGATGACGAAGACTGACCTGCGTTGCCGTTTTTCGTCACTCGGGAGCGGTGTCCGACTTGAAAGAACTCCGCAGCAGAGTCCGCTGCTACCGGCCTGAACCAGAACCAGACCTTCGCCAGTGGCGAACAACAACCCGTCCGCTAAACTGGCTTCTGACATGGTGACCGATGGGTTTTCCACGTCACGATTGAAGGCACCGCCCGGCGATGACCGCCGAACCCGACAAAGGACACTCAGTGCCGCGGCCTGATCGATTGAGCCTGGACATGCTGGAGACGCTGATCGCCGTCATCGACTGCGACGGGGACGCCATCCGTGCCGCCGAGATTCTCGGGATCAACCAGCCCAGCATGTCCAAGCGGCTGGCCGTCCTGCAGCATTCGAATCCCCAGGCCCGCCGGCCGTGGCTGGAACGTCGCGGCAAGACCTGGTTTCTCACGGAAGAAGGAAAACGCAATCTGCCCGCGGTGCGGCAGATCGTCCGCCTGGCGCGGACGTTGCAGACCGACATCGACGAGCGGATTGCGCTGGCGCCGGATGTCTCGCTGGCCTGCGGGCAGCTCGCGGTCCTGACGTTCGTCCGTAAAGCGCTGCTGGCGTTCCGCAAGCAACGCCCCGACGCCAGGCTCCGTGTTTCGACCGCTGCAGGGCGAGAACGAATTCTGGGGGTCGCGACGGGCGAGCTCGATCTGGCGGTGGTCACTTACCCCGCCGATGAAATCTACCGGATCGCCAATCGACCCCTGGTCGTCGAACCGCTCTTCAGAGATCCCTGGGTGCTGGTCTGCGGGAAGAAAGCGCCCGAATCGGTCCACGCGGCATTTGCTAAGCTTCCCGACGCCGACGTCCGCTTCGAACAGCTCGCCGGCCTCCCCCTGATCCTCCCCGAAGCCGAAGCCGGTCTGCGCCAGGAAATCGACCGCGTGCTGATCGAGGCCCGGCTCCAGGACCGGTTCGATTCGGTGATGGAAATCGGCGCCTGGCCTGCGCTGCTGTCGTATGTCCGCGACGGTTTCGGGATCGGCCTGATCGGGGCGTCGGCTCTCGAAGAACGCTCCGAGGGGCTGCTCCCCCCCAAGCGGATTGCGACCAGCCCCGCCGACATCCCCCAGGTCCAGCTCATCTGTCGCCATTCTGCGGGAAATTCCGACGTAAAAGATCTCACGCCGCTGGGCGAAAAACTCTGGAATCTGATCCAGCAGGCCGCCGGGGCTCAGAAATTCCCGGAGTAACTGCGTTTCCCCGTACCGGAGCGTTCTCCGAAATCCACTCCGCATCCGCCGATCCCACGACGTGAGTGACTTTGGCCGCGCGATGGCCGGCTGACAGAGGATTTGACGGGTGATACACTTTCCGGCGTCTTCCGGAAGTGATTTCCGTTGTGCGCCAGCGATCAAAGTCGCCCGATGCACCGCGCCCGGCTTCCGGATCCGTGTCCCGCAGCGCACCAATGAGGCTCGCCGATGGCGTACTTTCCTGAAGTTCCGAAAATTGCGTACGAGGGTCCGAAGTCCAGAAACCCGCTCGCCTTCAAGCACTACAATCCCGAGGAGGTGATTGAGGGCCAGACGATGAAGGACCTGCTGCGGTTCAGCGTCTGCTACTGGCACACGTTCCGCGGAACCGGGTCCGATCCGTTCGGCTCGGCGACGCTGCAGCGTCCCTGGGATGACGGCAGCGACTCGGTCGCCAACGCCTGCAAGCGGGTGGAAGTCGCCTTCGAGTTCATCGAAAAGCTCGGCGCGCCGTTCTACTGCTTCCACGATCGCGACGTCGCTCCGGAAGGAGCCAACCTCGCCG harbors:
- a CDS encoding M50 family metallopeptidase; the protein is MEATAYHEAGHALIATLLGGRVKSVTITPDDDDGPRRFGDTQVHWRRSVSERDLHEHGIRVALAGPVAEMLYSGDPFHPGLVAEWASDWQAAWELAEPFFPDHRKRLAYLEEVTCQLHRQLDAEPHWSAVAALADHLLAHETLELEEVREIVGEWLG
- a CDS encoding BlaI/MecI/CopY family transcriptional regulator, with protein sequence MARPPDPQLTQRELDVMHVYWRHGDLTAQEARDLLAKAGTDLAYVTVANLVRILVEKDCLAATTDERPFRYRSRRSFDEISQSLVGDLLKRVFQGSREQLLVQLLGQKRLTSRERAVLEDILKEDGP
- a CDS encoding M56 family metallopeptidase encodes the protein MTDWEASLAACLLQVALVTAVALGLLGRVRQWNGSERLRLCQAAFAGVLLLSLLAFARPLPGNWPGRMTVASSATNSGRETTVSVPSTEADSTANRGIAISWSQLQDVSRSALSLLGARTAQAAWPRWRWWVVVPLALLATLATVRLSLAARRLHALWRASRPLTDDALAAELESLQQRYGLRGPVLLRETSALSQAAVIGWRRPVILLPDDWRDWSAAELRLVLAHELAHIRQGDLRWRWLAEVVLVLHACQPLVYWLHRRLVLEQELAADRTAAEACGGAAAYLKTLSTLALRCDIRPERTTLAPVLTGLLLRRVEMLQTREGRTVSTTRLWNWIRPAALCAAIALACGLQLPAAEEPEELGDGKASRVVTAEATERPLSEPAAAFSRKIEAPLVTPHADGGLLEVHLKEFLSGPAGKVITADLRRGVLDEMFENIDEMIGQTGAAIVRTVLDAIVKNDVETIAADMHIMLAYRPDTPDDHKHQLSLGARSLRVQMKVSGELTAGLPADADAVLQFRGISYVPVSTDVFTSPDKPLRMCAAYPDPGTLVLVFGEEELKHVFPAQPAVLSPNAARLRRSVGGGVLTMVLPAASLKRHNLNDSDEPGDKIANDLLQHAEAAALGVDITPGNRLAVRMRCCYPNAEQARAAEQQAQALARLAQDALSKVGTIIKVENNVQKPVDGGVTFYRELLANHKLSVEVQPDGTADLVFESSGSHWFEQQ
- a CDS encoding alpha/beta hydrolase family protein, giving the protein MSYLRLGCLASVVAFLVSPALAADLPPFPGKTSDWHGFTRYDFEVAGKPVLVVTPKEAAPGRPWVWHGEFFGHKPAPDIALLGKGFHIVYMSVPDRLGSPEAVRFWNDFYAELTGKYGFAKKAALVGLSRGGLYCYNWAAANPDKVACIYADAPVCDFKSWPGGKGKGPGSKRDWDLVLSQYGFANEAEALAYAKNPVDNLAPLAKAGVPLLHVYGDADEVVPWEENTGLVAERYRKLGGDITLIAKPGVKHHPHGLEDSTPIVEFIVKSTNR
- a CDS encoding choice-of-anchor A family protein encodes the protein MLLCCAIGLLAVTSSAEAAFINLGPAGDFNVFTLGNLTSTNSDIEGRVAVGGNAQFSSYSIGNKAGTSSTNLIVGGNFVNQSGSVTGNVLVGGNVNWHNPTIQGNLAVNGNATFTGGGSISGTVDVAGTYTAPGYFHADSNNPATAFPFSFSEVADYLMAESDYLASLAATGTSTTQYGTLTLDGSNVVGSTVIFNVAAADLSAAHTLVIKAGAGVTVVVNVTGGTASMHNMGISFAGGVDRQHVVYNFADATSITLGGIAVEGTILAPQATVNFSNGQINGSLIVGHFTGGGESHNVLFQGTLPVPPPPTPNPNVPAGSPVVPEPGTFALAAFGLAAFFGRAGLRRRREAEKSNPI
- the cysK gene encoding cysteine synthase A codes for the protein MPVYEDNSRSIGHTPLVRINRLTQGLGATVLAKIEGRNPAYSVKCRIGAAMIWDAEESGQLKPGMHVVEPTSGNTGIALAFVCAARGYPLTLTMPETMSVERRMMLKGFGANLILTPGADGMKGAIAKAEELSQQPGWYMPQQFKNPSNPAIHFKTTGPEIWEDTQGKVDIFVAGVGTGGTITGVSRYIKNEKKHPLHVVAVEPASSPVLSGGAPGKHKIQGLGAGFVPDILDRSVINEVQTVSDEDSLEIAKRLACEEGITCGISCGAAMAVALRIAARPESAGKTIVVVLPDSGERYLSTALFEEYR